The sequence TCCCCACCTCCCACTCGCCGTACTCACTCTCCTGCGCCCGACCACCCTTGGCGCCGTTCTCCCATTGGCCGCGCTCGCTTTCGTCCCTCCCACTCTGCTCAACCCGGGAAACTTTGACGCTCACCCATGGGAGGCTTGGGCCTTGACGAACAAAGTGGACAGAGCTATACTAGGGTTGATAAAAAGCTGAATAAGCTTTCTCCTGTCCTGCGAAAAGTCGCCGATTGTGGCGGCCTGCCCCCTTCTCAAGGCGAAGGAATGGGCTAGCAGGACAGGTTTGTTTGAGTAAGCGTTCAGCCATGAAATTCGAGTACCTGACTGAGCTTATTCGTTACAATGCAGGGTCTTCCGTTTCTCATCTGATGCGACACGATCTCTTGATAGTGTCATGCTGAGCGGGTCAATCGCCCAACTTACATGATGAAGACCACACCAGCGAAGCATCTCGCGTGTCATAAGTCGGCATTAACGGAAAGGCATCATACAATTCGTGAAATTTGGATGACCTACACGAGATGCTTCGCTGGAATTCCTCTGCAACAACCTTGTGTGATCGACCCGCTCAGCATGACACAATTGGCACTCTGGCGCTTTACGACTCAGTGGATATGAGAACCGGAAAGCCCTGGTTACAATGTGATAGGCTTCGGTATCCTTTCGGGCATCTCGACGCAGCAAGGCTCCTGCAACGAGATCGGCAATCTGTATGAGTGATTCGCTCTGTGAACGCCTAACAACGATCTTGTGGAAGTGGCGTGGGATATCGCGGGCAGCCAGAAAACGACGTATTTCGGCGCGCAACGTCGCCGCTGAACCGTACTCGCCAAGCGGGTGGGCTGCTGCAAAGAGCAGGTAACGGAATCATAAGCGGCTGCTGGGAGAAATGCAAAGGATGCACGTTGAGCTTGTTCCCTTCATGGCATCCTGAAGCATAACTCGCTTCCACAAATGACGCTTGCGCGGGGTAGCGCCGCGCCTTGTCAGATTGACGACACCTGCCTCCGCCCCCTATACTGTGCCCCACAGCTATGGAACTTGTCGTCGTGGTGCCGACCTACAACGAAGCAGAGAACCTGGAAGCACTCGTCGCCGAGTTGCTGGCTTTAGGGCTGGACGGCCTGCGCATTCTGATCGTCGATGATCAATCGCCCGACGGCACCGGGAAACTCGCCGACACCCTGGTCTCTCGCCATCCCCAGACCATCGAGGTCATCCACCGCCAGGGCAAGCACGGGCTGGGGTTGGCCTATCTCGATGGCTTCCGCCGCGCCCTGGCGATGGGCGCCGACGCCATCGTGCAGATGGACGCCGACTTCTCGCACTCGCCGCGCTACATTCCCCACTTCCTCGACCTGCTGCCACAGGCCGATGTGGTCATCGGCTCGCGCTACGTCAAGGGCGGGACGGTGGACGAACGCTGGAGTTGGTGGCGGCGCTTCCTCAGCTGGTGGGCCAACGCCATCTACACCCGCCTGCTGCTGGGATTGCACGTGCGCGATGGCACGGCGGGCTTCAAACTCTGGCGTCGCGAGGCCCTGACCGGGATCGACTTCGCCAGCATCCGTTCCAACGGCTATGTCTTCCAGGTGGAGATGGCCTATGTCTGCGAGCGGCTGGGCTACCGCCTGCTCGAAGCGCCCATCCATTTCGAGGACCGGCGCATCGGCCGCTCGAAAATGAGCGTGCCGGTCAAGGTGGAGGCGGCCCTGCGCACACTGGAAATCCGGCGCCGGCACCGGCACTTGGGGCCGCACGACCGTCTGCCCGTGGCGCCGGCCGAGGGACGGCCGCAGGCATGAGCATGACCCGGCTGGAGCTGCGCCGCGAGCTGTTGGCGCTGCTCGTCCTCTTCCTCCTGCCCCTGCTGTGGTTCGGCCCCGTCATCTTCGGCGGCCAGACGTTGCTGCCGGCCGACAACCTCTACGACTACCAGCCCTGGCAGAGCTTTGCCGCCCAGCAGGGGGTGGGGACGCCGCACAACGCCCTGCTCTCGGACCTGGTGCTGGAAAACTACCCCTGGAAACTGCTCATCCGCCGGGCCATCGCCGAGCGCCAGCTGCCGCTCTGGAACCCGCACCTGTTTTCGGGCACGCCCTTCCTGGCCGCGGGCCAACACTCGGCCCTCTTCCCCTTCAGCCTGGTCTACTACATCCTGCCGCTGCCCATGGCCTATGGCGTCTTCACCTGGCTGATGCTGGCGCTGGCGGGGATCAACACCTACCTCTTCGCCCGCGTGCTGGGGCTGGGCCGGGCCGCCGCCATGTTCAGCGGCATCGCCTACATGTTCTCCGGCTTCTTCGTCAGCTCGGTCGTCTTCCAGATGATGATCGCTGGCGCCTGCTGGCTGCCGCTGGTGCTGGCCCTGATCGAGATGGTGGTGCGCAAGCAGGAAGAGAAGGGCAACGCGCCCTTCGTGCCGGTGGCCTACATCGTCGCCGGCGCCATCGCCATCGGCCTGGTGGGGCTGGCAGGGCATGTCGAGATCCTCTACTACACCCTGCTGGTGGGGGGCATGTACAGCCTCTGGCGGCTGTTCGGCGTCTGGCGGCGGCTGGGGGTGTGGCGGCCGGTCGTCCGCATCGCCGGCTGGCTGGTCTTCATGGCCGGCACTGGGCTGCTGCTGGCCGCCATCCAACTCATCCCACTCTATGAACTGGTGGCGCAGAACTTCCGCCAGGGGTCGGTGAGCTACGACCAGGTGGTGGGCTGGGCCTGGCCCCTGCGCCAGATCGTCACCTTTCTGATCCCCGACTTTTTTGGCAACCCCGCCCATCACAGCCTGCGCGATTGGTGGAGCGGCGAGGTGGCGACATCGTGGACGAACGCGCTCGGCCAGACCACAGCCACCGTCTTTTGGGGCGTCAAAAACTATGTCGAAGGCGCCAACTACCTGGGCATCCTCACCCTGGTCTTGGCCCTGGCCGCCTGCTTCGACTCCGGCGGCCGGCTGCGTGGCGGCTCGGTGCGGCAGCCTTCGGACCAACCGGGCTGGGTGAGGCCGCCCACCGGTCGCTTCTACGTCATCGGCTTCGCCCTCCTGGCCGGTCTGTCGCTGGCCTTTGCCTTTGGCACGCCGCTCTACACCCTCCTTTTCTACGGGCTGCCGGGCTACAAACAACTGCATTCTGCCTTTCGCTGGGTCTTCCCCTACACACTGGCCGTGGCCATGCTGGCCGGGTTCGGCCTCGATCGGCTGCAACTGGCGCTGGAGGGCGGGCACGAAGACCGGGTGGGTGGGCTGCGCAAGCTGGTGCGGCTCACTTATCCCGATTCGGCCCGGCTGGCCGGCTGGCTGCTGGCTGCGGGCGGGGCTGTGATCCTGGCCATCCTCTTGCTCAGCCGTTATCTGCCCGACCCGTTCATCGCCTTCGGCCAGCGTTTCGTCGCCGGCTCCGACCTGGCCCAGGCCGCCTTCGCCGACGGCCGCCAGTTCTGGAGCTATGAGGCCGTGCGGCTGCTGCAACTGGGCTTCATGGCCCTGGGGTCGGGCATGGTGCTGCTCCTGGCCCTGTCGCCGGTGGGGCAACGGTCGTTGGTGGGGCCGGTGGATCCAGAGGCCGAACGCCGGGCGCAGGCCGATCAGGGCTTCACCTGGTCGGTGGGGCTGCGGGTGTGGCAGGCGGCGGCGCTGGCGCTGGTCGTCCTCGATCTGTGGCTGGTCGGCGTCGTCTTCAACCCCCGCGCCGAGCCGGGCTGGCTGGAATTCCATCCCCAGGCCGTCAACTGGCTGATCGATCACAAGTACCCTGACCAGCCCTGGCGCTTCACCACCTTCCAGCTTCCCGACGAACAGAAGACGTATAATGCCAACCTGGGCATGATCGACGGCCTCGACGACGTGCGCGGCTATGACTCGATCATCCCCCGCCAATATGCCGAATACATGTCGCAGATGCAGACCCAGGGCGACCTGCTCTACAACCGCATCGGCCCGGTCTACGCGCCCAACAACGCCATGCTGGATGACCCACTGTTCGACCGGCTGGGCGTGCGCTTTGTGGTGACGACGCAGGAGATTGCCAACGAGGGCTACGCCCTGGTGTACGAGGGCGAAGTGCGGGTCTACGAGAACCTGGGCGCCGTCCCGCGCGTCCTCTTCGTCCCCGAAGTGGTCGTCTCCCCTCCCGACCGGCTCTGGGAGACCCTCCGCGCCGCCGACCCCCGCCAGACGGTGGTGCTGGATGCCGGCGCGCTCGCTCCCCCCGCCGCCGTCTTCGGCCAGAAGCGCGAGGCCAAGGTTCGGCTCTACGGTCTCAACGATGTCGAGGTCGAGATCGACGCCGACGCGCCCGGCTGGGTGCTGCTCAACGACGCTTACTTCCCCGGCTGGCGGGCCTATGTGCGCCCCCTGGCGGCGGTGGATACGGGCGCCGGCGTGGGCGAGGAGGAGACGACCATCTACCGGGCCAACGGCAACTTCCGGGCCGTCTATCTGGACGAGCCGGGCTGGCATGCGGTTCGCTTCCATTACACGCCGCTTTCGTTCAAACTCGGCCTCTACACCAGCTTCCTTTCGGCGGTGTTCCTGTTCCTGCTGGTGGGCTGGTGGGGCTGGGGCCGCTGGTATCGTGAGCGGCAGGGCCAGGGTGCGGCGGTGCGGCGGGTGGCAGTGAACTCACTGGTGCCGATGTTCATGTCGTTGGTCAACAAGTTCATCGATTACGCCTTTGCCCTGCTGTATCTGCGCATCCTCAACCCGGCCGGGGTGGGGGCCTATACCTTCGCCGTCCAGCTTTACACCATCTTCGAGATCATCGTCCGTTTTGGGCTGGGGACGCTCCTGACGCGCGAGGTCTCCAAACGTCAGGAAGGCGACGAGGCCAATCGCTATCTGGCCAATGCCGTCGGCGTCCGCATCTGGTTATGGGTCGCGGCGCTGCCGGTGATGGCAGCCGTGACCTGGCTGTACTGGCGGGCAGGCTTCATCGACGCCGCCACCGTCTCGGCCATCGCCATCTTCGCCCTGGCGCTGTTCTTCGCCCTGCTCTCCGACGCCTTCTCCTCGCTTTTCTATGCCTTCGAGCGCATGGAGTATCCGGCCGGGGTGGCTTCGTTCACGGCCATCGCCCGCGTGGCCCTGGGCGCCCTGGCGCTGATCATCGGCTGGGGTTTCGTCGGGCTGGCGTTGGTCAGCCTGCTGATCAACATCGTCCAGTCGATCTGGCTGGGGGCCTTGCTCAGGCGGCGGGTGCTGCCGCGTTCGGGCAGGCCGGGCGGCGACTGGGGGCTGCGCCAGTGGATGCTGCGCGAAAGCTATCCGCTGATGCTGAACAACCTGCTGGCCACGGCCTTCTGGCGCATCGACATCCTGATCCTGACCCCGATCGTCGGCGCTTTTGGCGTGGGGCTTTATTCGGCGGCCTACAAATACATCGATGGCCTCAATGTCATCCCCAGCTACTTCACCCTGGCCGTGTTTCCGGTCATGGCCCGCTTTGCCGGTGATGACCCGCTGCGCCTGGTTCGCACGCATAAGCTGGCGTTGCGTCTGCTGACGACGATCGCCATCCCCGTCGCCGTCTTCGTCTTCTTCACCGCCGAACCCCTCATCCTCATCCTCGGCGGCCAGGACTACATCCCCGGCGCCGTCGTGGCCCTGCGCATCCTGGTGCTCAGCATCCCCATCGGCTTCATGAACTCGGTCACGCACTATGTGCTCATCGCCGTCGATCAGCAGCGGGTGCTGACCCGGATTTTCGTGCTGGGGGTGGTTTTCAATGTGGCCGCCAACCTGGCCCTGGCGCCCCGATTGGGCGTGCCGGGGGCGGCTTTCGTCACCATTCTCTCCGAATTCGTCCTTTTCGTTCCTTTCTATGTCGTTCTGCGCCGGACGATGGGGCCGCTGCCCTGGTTCGACCTGCTGTGGCGGCAGACGGCGGCGGGGCTGGCGATGGCGGCCGCCTTCGCCCTGGTGGGGCCGTTCAGCCTGCTGCTCGCCATCCCCCTGGCGGCCGGCGTGTATGTCCTGGCCCTGCTCGTCGTCGGCGCCCATCGCGCCGAAGACATGGCCGCCATCTGGCAGGCGCTGCCCCTGCGCCGCCTGCAGAAGCCACGCTGATGGCAGTGTTGGTGACGGGGCCGTTTCCCCACAGGGCCAGGAAAGGGCTATAATGACATCATCAGGTTACTCAACCGCAACAAGGAGAGGACGATGAGTCAAGTCGCTGAAGCCGTTTACGAACATGGCGTCTTACGTCTATTGCAGCCAATCTACCTGCCTGAACAAGCGCGGGTGCAGGTCGAAGTGCATTCCGCTGCCGATGGTGGCGCCGGTTTGATCCATCGCATCGAAGAAGCCCTGCTTGCGGCAGGTCTGATCAAGCCGCTGGATAAGCCTGCTTATTTGGCGGCGGTGTCTGAGCAGCGCCTGGCTGAAGTTGCCAGCGTCTATGCTGTTGGCGGCCCGCTTTCTGAGGTTATCATTGCTGAACGAGACGGGCGATGAACCTGGATTTCTTCTGCTGATGGATCAACCCGACAAACACCGCATCCTCCTGATCGAAGACGAAGCCGACCTGCGGCGGACGCTCAAACTCAACCTGAAAGACCAGGGCTACAAAGTCATCACCGCCGCCGATGGCCGTGACGGTCTGGACAAAGCCCGCAGCAAGGCCCCCGACCTCATCGTCCTCGACCTGATGCTGCCGGGGCTGGATGGCCTCTCGCTCATGCGGGCGCTGCGCCAGGAATCGGACGTGCCGGTGCTGATGCTCACCGCCCGCACCTCTGAGATCGACAAGATCGTCGGCCTGGAAAGCGGCGCCGACGACTATCTGACCAAGCCCTTCAGCCTGGGCGAACTGCTGGCGCGCATCCGGGCGCTGCTGCGGCGTTCCGAGCGCACCGGCACGCGCGATGCCCTCGCCTCGGGCGGGATCAGGCTCGATCTGGTCAGCCTGCGGGCCACGCTGGAGGGGAAAGACCTGCGTCTCAGCCCCAAGGAATTCAGCCTCCTGGCCGAGCTGATGCGCCACGAGCGGGCGGTGCTCAGCCGCGACCTGCTCCTCACCCGCGTCTGGGGCTACGAATACACCGGCGACACGCGCACGGTCGATGTCCACATCCGCTGGCTGCGCGAGAAGATCGAGAGCGATCCCTCCAACCCGCACCTGCTCCAGACCGTGCGCGGCATCGGCTATCGCTTCGACGGCGGCGTGGCGGCGCCAGACCCCGGCCCTGTCGCCAGCGCCGACCCCGCGGACGACGACGAATGACGACGCTGGCCTGGGGGCTGGCGCTGCTGCTGGCGCTGGCCGCCATCTACCTGGGGCTGCGGTGGCGGCGGGCCGAGGCGGAGGCGCGCTCGGCGCTCGATCATCTGCGCCAGGCGCGCGAGCAGGCTGCGACGCTGGCCGCCGAGAGCGAACGGCGTTCAGCCTATCTGCAGGCGCTCGACCGGGCCGAACTCCCCGCCCTCTTTCTGATCGACCAGGCCCGCGTTGTGCTCTGGCTGAACGAGGCCGGCCGGGGTCTGTGCATCGGCGAGATCGAACTGCCCATCCCCCTGAGCAAGGCCCTGCGCAGCTACGAGATCCTCGATCTGGTCGACCGCGCCCTGGCCAGCGCCGACCACTTCGACCGTGAATACATGCGGGATGGCCGCGTCTTTCATGCCGACGCCCGCCAGGTGATCGAGCAACCCGCCCTCGTCGCCGTCCTGGTGCGCGATGTCACCGAGGCGCAGCGCCTGGGTCGGGCGCAGCGGGAATTCGTCGCCAACATCTCGCACGACCTCCGCACCCCCATTGCCGCCATCCAGCTCATGGTCGAAACGTTGATCGCCGGCGCCGCCGACAACCCCAAACGCCGCAGCCAACTGCTGACCGGCATCGCCGAGCAGACGGCCACCCTCCAGCAGCTGGCGCAGGAAGTGCTCGACCTCAGCCTGATCGAGTCAGGCCGGATGCCGCTGCGTCTGATCGAGATCAGGGTGGCGGAGGTGATCGAGCCAATCCTCCAGCGGATGCAGCCCCAGGCCGAGATCAAGACACTTCACCTTTCGGCCAGCTATGACCCCGCCCTGCGCGTGCTGGCCGACCCCGACAACACCCGCCGCGTGCTGCAAAACCTGCTCCACAATGCCATCAAATTCACGCCCGCCGGCGGGCGGATCGAGCTGGGGGCGGCGGCGCAAGGTGAGGACGTGTTGTTCTCGGTGCGCGACACCGGCATCGGCATCGCCCCCGACCAGTTGGAGCGTGTGTTCGAGCGTTTTCACAAGCTCGACCGCACCCGCGGCGAGGAAGGCGCCGGCCTCGGCCTGGCCATCGCCCGCCACATCGTGCGCGGGCACGGCGGCCGCATCTGGGCCGAAAGCGAGCCGGGCAAAGGCGCCGCCTTCTTCTTCACCCTGCCCGGGGCCTGATTCGCCGCCATGACCCTGCCCTTCTCGCCGCCGCCAGGCCGCCGAACCCAGCGCGACAGCCTGATCGCCGCCCTGGTCTTCCTGGCTGCGCTCTTGCTCTACCTTCCTACCGTCTCGCCCTCGGTGGTGGTGGATGACGGCGGCGAAATCCAGATGCTCTCGCACGTCCTGGGCGTGGCTCATCCCACCGGCTACCCGCTGATGCTGCTGTTGGGATGGGTCTTCTCGCACCTGCCGTTGGGCGGCGATGTGGCCTGGCGGGTGACGTTGCTCAGTACGGTCGCCAGCGCCGGGGCCATCGCCGCTCTTTACCTGTTGGGCAGGCAATTGGGCGCGAGGCAGGCGCCTGCCGCCATCGCCGCCCTGGTGCTGGCGGCTGCGCCCCGGCTGTGGATGCACGCGCAGGCGACCGAGGTCTATGGCCTGGCCAATCTGCTGATGGTGCTGGGC is a genomic window of Caldilineales bacterium containing:
- a CDS encoding polyprenol monophosphomannose synthase, translating into MELVVVVPTYNEAENLEALVAELLALGLDGLRILIVDDQSPDGTGKLADTLVSRHPQTIEVIHRQGKHGLGLAYLDGFRRALAMGADAIVQMDADFSHSPRYIPHFLDLLPQADVVIGSRYVKGGTVDERWSWWRRFLSWWANAIYTRLLLGLHVRDGTAGFKLWRREALTGIDFASIRSNGYVFQVEMAYVCERLGYRLLEAPIHFEDRRIGRSKMSVPVKVEAALRTLEIRRRHRHLGPHDRLPVAPAEGRPQA
- a CDS encoding oligosaccharide flippase family protein, coding for MSMTRLELRRELLALLVLFLLPLLWFGPVIFGGQTLLPADNLYDYQPWQSFAAQQGVGTPHNALLSDLVLENYPWKLLIRRAIAERQLPLWNPHLFSGTPFLAAGQHSALFPFSLVYYILPLPMAYGVFTWLMLALAGINTYLFARVLGLGRAAAMFSGIAYMFSGFFVSSVVFQMMIAGACWLPLVLALIEMVVRKQEEKGNAPFVPVAYIVAGAIAIGLVGLAGHVEILYYTLLVGGMYSLWRLFGVWRRLGVWRPVVRIAGWLVFMAGTGLLLAAIQLIPLYELVAQNFRQGSVSYDQVVGWAWPLRQIVTFLIPDFFGNPAHHSLRDWWSGEVATSWTNALGQTTATVFWGVKNYVEGANYLGILTLVLALAACFDSGGRLRGGSVRQPSDQPGWVRPPTGRFYVIGFALLAGLSLAFAFGTPLYTLLFYGLPGYKQLHSAFRWVFPYTLAVAMLAGFGLDRLQLALEGGHEDRVGGLRKLVRLTYPDSARLAGWLLAAGGAVILAILLLSRYLPDPFIAFGQRFVAGSDLAQAAFADGRQFWSYEAVRLLQLGFMALGSGMVLLLALSPVGQRSLVGPVDPEAERRAQADQGFTWSVGLRVWQAAALALVVLDLWLVGVVFNPRAEPGWLEFHPQAVNWLIDHKYPDQPWRFTTFQLPDEQKTYNANLGMIDGLDDVRGYDSIIPRQYAEYMSQMQTQGDLLYNRIGPVYAPNNAMLDDPLFDRLGVRFVVTTQEIANEGYALVYEGEVRVYENLGAVPRVLFVPEVVVSPPDRLWETLRAADPRQTVVLDAGALAPPAAVFGQKREAKVRLYGLNDVEVEIDADAPGWVLLNDAYFPGWRAYVRPLAAVDTGAGVGEEETTIYRANGNFRAVYLDEPGWHAVRFHYTPLSFKLGLYTSFLSAVFLFLLVGWWGWGRWYRERQGQGAAVRRVAVNSLVPMFMSLVNKFIDYAFALLYLRILNPAGVGAYTFAVQLYTIFEIIVRFGLGTLLTREVSKRQEGDEANRYLANAVGVRIWLWVAALPVMAAVTWLYWRAGFIDAATVSAIAIFALALFFALLSDAFSSLFYAFERMEYPAGVASFTAIARVALGALALIIGWGFVGLALVSLLINIVQSIWLGALLRRRVLPRSGRPGGDWGLRQWMLRESYPLMLNNLLATAFWRIDILILTPIVGAFGVGLYSAAYKYIDGLNVIPSYFTLAVFPVMARFAGDDPLRLVRTHKLALRLLTTIAIPVAVFVFFTAEPLILILGGQDYIPGAVVALRILVLSIPIGFMNSVTHYVLIAVDQQRVLTRIFVLGVVFNVAANLALAPRLGVPGAAFVTILSEFVLFVPFYVVLRRTMGPLPWFDLLWRQTAAGLAMAAAFALVGPFSLLLAIPLAAGVYVLALLVVGAHRAEDMAAIWQALPLRRLQKPR
- a CDS encoding response regulator transcription factor: MDQPDKHRILLIEDEADLRRTLKLNLKDQGYKVITAADGRDGLDKARSKAPDLIVLDLMLPGLDGLSLMRALRQESDVPVLMLTARTSEIDKIVGLESGADDYLTKPFSLGELLARIRALLRRSERTGTRDALASGGIRLDLVSLRATLEGKDLRLSPKEFSLLAELMRHERAVLSRDLLLTRVWGYEYTGDTRTVDVHIRWLREKIESDPSNPHLLQTVRGIGYRFDGGVAAPDPGPVASADPADDDE
- a CDS encoding antitoxin family protein, with product MSQVAEAVYEHGVLRLLQPIYLPEQARVQVEVHSAADGGAGLIHRIEEALLAAGLIKPLDKPAYLAAVSEQRLAEVASVYAVGGPLSEVIIAERDGR
- a CDS encoding cell wall metabolism sensor histidine kinase WalK, with the translated sequence MTTLAWGLALLLALAAIYLGLRWRRAEAEARSALDHLRQAREQAATLAAESERRSAYLQALDRAELPALFLIDQARVVLWLNEAGRGLCIGEIELPIPLSKALRSYEILDLVDRALASADHFDREYMRDGRVFHADARQVIEQPALVAVLVRDVTEAQRLGRAQREFVANISHDLRTPIAAIQLMVETLIAGAADNPKRRSQLLTGIAEQTATLQQLAQEVLDLSLIESGRMPLRLIEIRVAEVIEPILQRMQPQAEIKTLHLSASYDPALRVLADPDNTRRVLQNLLHNAIKFTPAGGRIELGAAAQGEDVLFSVRDTGIGIAPDQLERVFERFHKLDRTRGEEGAGLGLAIARHIVRGHGGRIWAESEPGKGAAFFFTLPGA